From Rubidibacter lacunae KORDI 51-2, a single genomic window includes:
- a CDS encoding NAD(P)H-quinone oxidoreductase subunit 5, which yields MEDSLYQYAWLIPVLPLFGAMTVGLGLLCASETTSRLRKPIAAYIITLLGITVGMSLALLWSQIHGHETFTRSIEWAAAGDFTITVGYVVDHLTTVMLAIVTIVALLVMVYSDGYMAHDSGYVRFFAYLSLFSSSMLGLVISPNLIQIYIFWELVGMCSYLLIGFWFDRAAAAEACQKAFVTNRVGDFGLLLGILGLYWATGSFEFETIGMRLETALDAGYIGAGLAGLFGVLVFLGPVAKSAQFPLHVWLPDAMEGPTPISALIHAATMVAAGVFLIARMYPVLEPLPSVMTIIAWTGAFTAFLGASIAITQNDIKKGLAYSTISQLGYMVMAMGVGAYTAGLFHLMTHAFFKAMLFLCSGSVIHGMEEVVGHNPVLAQDMRLMGGLRRYMPLTSLAFLVGTLAICGIPPFAGFWSKDEILGSTFEVSPLLWFVGWATAGITAFYMFRMYFCTFEGDFRGGDAAIRQTLLQEAGMVPAFGPGAMDTRELEHDAEAHGHDEHHAEFPHESPLTMTLPLLILAVPSLAIGLVGLPWENLFEAFVYAPGETAEAALEAAEAFEWQEFAIMAGGSVGIALVGITLAGLIYLQHKIDADAIAKRIEPLYQFSLNKWYIDDLYDRVFVQGSRRLARQVMEVDFRVVDGAVNLTGLAALVSGEGLKYLENGRAQFYALIVFAAVLGLVVAFSVL from the coding sequence ATGGAAGACTCTCTTTACCAATACGCCTGGTTGATTCCCGTCCTGCCGCTCTTCGGGGCGATGACCGTCGGACTGGGATTGCTCTGCGCGAGCGAAACAACCTCGCGACTCCGCAAACCCATTGCAGCTTACATCATCACTCTGCTAGGAATTACCGTCGGCATGTCGCTGGCGCTACTGTGGAGCCAAATCCACGGTCACGAGACTTTCACCCGCAGCATCGAATGGGCTGCAGCCGGCGACTTTACCATTACCGTCGGCTATGTCGTCGACCATCTCACCACCGTCATGTTGGCGATTGTGACGATCGTGGCTCTGCTGGTGATGGTTTATAGCGACGGCTACATGGCTCACGACAGCGGTTATGTCCGCTTCTTTGCCTACCTCAGCCTGTTTAGTTCTTCGATGTTGGGCTTGGTCATCAGCCCGAACTTGATCCAGATTTACATTTTCTGGGAACTGGTCGGCATGTGCTCCTACTTGCTGATCGGTTTCTGGTTCGATCGCGCGGCCGCTGCCGAAGCCTGTCAAAAAGCATTTGTAACCAACCGCGTTGGCGACTTCGGCTTGTTGCTGGGCATTTTGGGCTTGTATTGGGCAACGGGCAGCTTCGAGTTCGAGACTATCGGCATGCGTTTGGAAACCGCTCTCGACGCAGGCTACATCGGTGCCGGTTTAGCAGGACTTTTCGGGGTTCTTGTTTTCCTCGGACCCGTAGCGAAGTCCGCACAGTTTCCGCTCCATGTCTGGTTGCCAGATGCGATGGAGGGTCCAACCCCAATTTCGGCCCTGATCCACGCTGCCACGATGGTGGCGGCCGGCGTGTTCTTAATCGCGCGGATGTATCCCGTTCTAGAGCCGCTGCCGTCGGTGATGACGATTATTGCCTGGACCGGTGCCTTCACTGCCTTCCTCGGCGCGTCGATCGCCATTACCCAAAACGACATCAAGAAGGGTCTGGCGTATTCGACGATCTCGCAGCTGGGCTACATGGTCATGGCCATGGGTGTCGGCGCTTACACTGCTGGTTTGTTCCACCTGATGACCCATGCCTTCTTCAAGGCAATGCTCTTCCTGTGCTCGGGATCGGTGATTCACGGCATGGAAGAAGTCGTCGGGCACAACCCGGTGCTGGCACAAGATATGCGTTTGATGGGTGGACTGCGGCGTTACATGCCGCTGACCTCCCTGGCTTTCTTGGTCGGCACGCTGGCTATTTGCGGGATTCCGCCGTTTGCCGGTTTCTGGTCCAAGGACGAGATCCTGGGCAGCACCTTCGAGGTCAGCCCCTTGCTGTGGTTTGTCGGCTGGGCAACCGCCGGCATCACGGCGTTCTACATGTTCCGCATGTACTTCTGTACCTTCGAAGGCGACTTCCGCGGCGGCGATGCAGCGATTCGGCAAACGCTTTTGCAGGAAGCCGGCATGGTGCCGGCCTTCGGTCCGGGTGCGATGGACACGCGCGAACTGGAGCACGATGCCGAAGCCCACGGCCACGACGAGCACCACGCGGAGTTTCCCCACGAGTCGCCGCTGACCATGACGCTGCCACTGTTGATTCTGGCCGTACCGTCGCTCGCGATCGGTTTGGTCGGGTTGCCGTGGGAAAACTTGTTCGAGGCGTTTGTCTACGCACCGGGCGAGACGGCAGAAGCCGCACTAGAAGCTGCCGAAGCGTTTGAGTGGCAGGAGTTTGCCATCATGGCCGGCGGTTCCGTTGGCATTGCATTGGTTGGCATTACGTTAGCGGGGCTGATTTACTTGCAGCACAAAATCGACGCCGACGCGATCGCCAAGCGAATAGAGCCTTTGTACCAGTTCTCCTTAAACAAGTGGTACATCGACGACTTGTACGATCGCGTGTTCGTGCAGGGCAGTCGACGCTTAGCACGTCAGGTCATGGAAGTGGACTTCCGCGTCGTGGATGGTGCGGTCAACCTCACGGGTTTGGCGGCACTGGTGAGCGGGGAAGGCTTGAAATACCTAGAAAACGGTCGCGCGCAGTTCTACGCGCTTATTGTCTTTGCGGCAGTACTAGGACTTGTGGTTGCCTTCAGCGTTCTCTAA
- a CDS encoding helix-turn-helix domain-containing protein yields MPGKLHIDIAESAEELRSLLLSASNARVKEKLQALYWLKCGHASQATQVASLLGRTRVTVSRWLRDYRGGGLSALTEPKPRSGRPPEISGDALAQLQQELQNERSFSSYVEVQTWLEAV; encoded by the coding sequence ATGCCGGGAAAGCTCCACATCGATATCGCCGAGTCCGCTGAAGAACTGCGCTCCCTCCTTCTCTCAGCCTCCAATGCCAGAGTCAAGGAAAAGCTGCAGGCTCTCTACTGGCTCAAGTGCGGGCATGCTTCCCAAGCAACCCAGGTTGCCAGCCTCCTCGGGCGTACTCGCGTCACCGTCTCGCGCTGGCTCAGAGACTACCGCGGCGGCGGCTTGAGCGCCCTCACCGAGCCCAAGCCGCGCTCCGGTCGCCCGCCAGAGATCTCTGGCGATGCCCTCGCCCAATTGCAGCAAGAGCTCCAGAACGAGCGCAGCTTCTCCAGTTATGTGGAAGTCCAGACCTGGCTCGAAGCCGTCTAG
- the pcrA gene encoding DNA helicase PcrA: protein MKAPADYLSHLNPAQRSAVEHFCGPLLVVAGAGSGKTRTLTYRVAHLIRNHSVDPENILAVTFTNKAAREMQERIQLIFAQQLAEQTYSHPLESLPLQEQTALRSRAYKRYIKPLWMGTFHSLFARLLRFDIDKYRDEKERKWERNFTIYDESDAQSLVKNIVTRQFDLDEKKFDPRSIRYAIGNAKNLGHSPQDFAREQQNYRGRVIGEIYDAYQTRLAENNALDFDDLLLVPARLFEQNESILGYWHDRFRHVLVDEYQDTNRIQYRLIRLLSTNGEPHRDRWSWQQRSIFVVGDADQSIYSFRMADFKILLEFQEDFGDGLPDDDTRTMVKLEENYRSRSNILEAANALIELNTERIDKVLRPTRGCGATIYCYKADNELVEAQFVRDRILDLRRADPELDWGSFAILYRTNAQSRALEDALRSEIPYIIVGGLKFYDRKEVKDALAYLRALVNPADTVSLLRIINTPRRGIGQATVDRLVAAARELGMPLWHVLQDETSVKTLAGRSAKAVQRFALTLQTWQSQVTERSAAEILDGILSDSGYYSDLQNQGTDEATSRLENLKELANAVIQFAEENEDLSLEGFLANASLASDLDNLEEGQQAVSAMTLHSAKGLEFPVVFLVGLEQGLFPHNRAIDDPAALEEERRLCYVGITRAREQLFLSFTRERRLWGMAREPALQSQFLQELPSELLESNIVPQRLPRKSVERDRPTVGTVSATAAIQNWQIGDRVIHQTLGPGEVTLVMGEGAKTTLGIKFPGLGTKIFDPKFAPMRRVEASAN from the coding sequence ATGAAAGCACCAGCAGATTATCTTTCCCATCTCAACCCAGCTCAGCGAAGCGCTGTAGAACATTTCTGCGGTCCGCTGCTGGTCGTTGCGGGAGCGGGGTCGGGTAAAACTCGAACGCTGACCTATCGCGTCGCTCACCTTATTCGCAATCACAGCGTCGACCCTGAGAATATCCTCGCGGTCACGTTTACCAATAAAGCTGCGCGCGAGATGCAAGAGCGGATTCAGCTCATCTTCGCACAGCAGCTTGCCGAGCAAACCTACAGTCACCCCTTAGAATCGCTACCACTTCAGGAGCAAACTGCACTGCGATCGCGCGCCTACAAACGCTACATTAAACCACTTTGGATGGGCACCTTTCACAGCCTGTTTGCCAGGCTGCTGCGTTTCGATATCGATAAGTACCGCGATGAGAAAGAACGGAAGTGGGAACGCAACTTTACGATCTACGATGAGTCAGACGCGCAGAGCTTGGTGAAAAATATTGTCACGCGTCAGTTCGATCTCGATGAGAAGAAATTCGATCCGCGCTCGATCCGCTACGCGATCGGCAACGCCAAAAACCTCGGACATTCCCCACAAGATTTTGCCCGCGAGCAACAGAACTATCGCGGGCGGGTGATTGGCGAAATATACGACGCCTATCAGACTCGCCTTGCCGAAAACAACGCTCTCGACTTTGACGATTTGCTCCTGGTTCCCGCCCGCTTATTCGAGCAAAATGAGTCGATTTTGGGGTACTGGCACGATCGCTTTCGTCACGTGCTCGTCGACGAGTACCAAGACACCAATCGCATTCAGTATCGGCTGATTCGCTTGCTTTCCACCAACGGCGAACCCCATCGCGATCGGTGGTCGTGGCAGCAGCGGTCGATCTTCGTCGTCGGCGATGCCGATCAATCGATTTACTCGTTCCGCATGGCGGATTTCAAAATCTTGCTGGAGTTCCAGGAAGACTTTGGCGACGGGTTGCCCGATGACGACACGCGCACGATGGTCAAGCTAGAAGAGAACTATCGCTCGCGCTCGAACATCCTTGAAGCAGCGAATGCTCTGATCGAACTCAATACCGAGCGCATCGATAAAGTGCTGCGCCCGACGCGCGGGTGCGGTGCAACCATTTACTGCTACAAAGCCGACAACGAGCTAGTCGAAGCCCAATTCGTCCGCGATCGCATTCTCGACCTGCGCCGTGCCGATCCCGAACTCGACTGGGGCAGTTTTGCCATCCTCTACCGCACCAACGCCCAGTCCCGTGCCCTCGAAGACGCTCTGCGCAGCGAGATTCCTTACATCATCGTCGGCGGACTGAAGTTCTACGATCGCAAGGAAGTTAAGGATGCGCTGGCGTACCTGCGCGCGCTAGTCAATCCTGCCGATACAGTTAGCTTGCTGCGCATTATTAACACGCCCCGACGCGGCATCGGACAAGCCACCGTCGATCGACTCGTGGCAGCCGCGCGGGAGTTGGGGATGCCGTTGTGGCACGTCCTCCAAGACGAGACCTCGGTGAAGACGCTTGCAGGGCGATCGGCAAAAGCCGTGCAGCGGTTTGCTCTCACTCTGCAGACATGGCAGTCCCAAGTAACGGAGCGATCCGCAGCGGAAATTCTCGATGGGATTCTCTCCGACTCCGGCTACTATTCCGACTTACAAAACCAAGGAACTGACGAAGCGACCAGCCGCCTTGAAAACCTCAAGGAACTTGCCAACGCCGTGATTCAGTTCGCTGAAGAAAACGAGGATTTGAGCTTAGAAGGATTCCTCGCCAATGCGTCGCTAGCCTCCGACCTAGACAACCTCGAAGAAGGACAACAGGCGGTTTCGGCGATGACGCTGCATTCGGCGAAAGGGTTAGAGTTTCCGGTCGTGTTCTTAGTCGGTTTGGAGCAGGGGTTATTTCCCCACAACCGCGCGATCGACGACCCGGCCGCGCTAGAAGAAGAACGCCGTTTGTGCTATGTCGGTATCACGCGGGCGCGCGAGCAGCTGTTTCTGAGTTTCACGCGGGAGCGCCGTTTGTGGGGCATGGCGCGCGAGCCCGCCCTGCAGTCGCAGTTCCTCCAAGAGCTGCCATCCGAGTTACTGGAGTCGAATATCGTGCCCCAGCGGCTGCCGCGCAAATCGGTCGAGCGCGATCGCCCGACCGTCGGCACCGTCTCGGCGACGGCGGCGATTCAAAACTGGCAGATCGGCGATCGCGTCATCCATCAAACGCTCGGACCGGGGGAGGTTACGTTGGTGATGGGCGAGGGAGCAAAGACAACGCTGGGGATCAAATTCCCCGGTCTCGGCACGAAGATTTTCGACCCGAAGTTTGCTCCCATGCGACGCGTTGAAGCGTCTGCCAACTGA
- a CDS encoding polysaccharide biosynthesis/export family protein, giving the protein MTFAPGARAQTVPPPSSGEPSTSASDLEEALDLEQRPDDRSLSIDLEATQFVPEPYLLGPGDRLRIEVFEEPQFNAGDGGIQTVLSDGTIYLPLIGTLYVTELSLDETTELITHQLRNLLKRPIVSVSLADARPLKIAVIGEVNRPGAYAVSSERQGTVVEGRTLGARTLGIPSVTEAIRLAGGITDTAQIRQVQILRAQGTRRERLIELDLWALLQSGDTAQDIALRDGDTIVVPRALSLTPAEVTELAEASFAPDEIQVQVVGEVVNPGAVTLVPNSTLNQAILTAGGFDQKRARKADVLLVRLNPDGTVTKREIPVDFETDLDPENNPAMRNEDVIIVRRSGLAATTDTIATVLDPFARILNAVVGLDRLID; this is encoded by the coding sequence GTGACCTTTGCCCCCGGGGCACGCGCGCAGACTGTTCCGCCTCCTTCCTCTGGCGAGCCGTCCACCTCAGCGTCCGACCTAGAGGAGGCTTTGGATCTAGAGCAACGCCCGGACGACCGTTCGCTGTCGATCGATTTAGAAGCAACCCAGTTCGTTCCCGAGCCGTATTTACTGGGACCGGGCGATCGCCTGCGTATCGAAGTCTTTGAAGAACCGCAATTTAATGCTGGGGATGGTGGCATTCAAACCGTGCTTAGCGACGGGACTATCTACCTGCCGCTGATCGGCACGCTCTATGTAACCGAGCTGAGCCTTGACGAGACGACCGAGCTCATTACCCACCAGCTCAGAAACCTGCTCAAACGACCGATAGTCAGCGTGTCGCTCGCTGACGCGCGCCCGCTAAAAATAGCCGTTATCGGCGAGGTTAATCGTCCAGGTGCCTACGCGGTGTCCTCCGAGCGCCAGGGGACGGTCGTTGAAGGGCGGACGCTGGGCGCGCGGACGCTGGGGATCCCCTCAGTTACGGAAGCGATCCGACTGGCCGGCGGCATCACCGATACCGCGCAAATTCGACAAGTCCAGATCTTACGCGCCCAAGGAACACGCCGGGAGCGCCTGATCGAGCTCGACCTGTGGGCGCTCCTGCAGTCGGGCGATACCGCCCAAGACATTGCCCTACGCGATGGCGACACCATTGTCGTTCCGCGCGCCCTCTCTCTAACCCCAGCAGAAGTTACCGAACTGGCCGAAGCGAGCTTTGCACCGGATGAAATTCAAGTGCAAGTTGTCGGTGAGGTCGTGAATCCAGGTGCGGTGACGTTAGTGCCGAATTCGACTCTCAATCAAGCAATCCTGACAGCTGGTGGCTTCGATCAAAAACGCGCCCGTAAAGCTGATGTACTGCTAGTACGTTTGAATCCGGATGGTACGGTAACCAAACGCGAGATCCCCGTCGACTTCGAGACCGATCTCGACCCCGAGAACAATCCAGCGATGCGAAACGAGGACGTGATTATCGTGCGCCGCTCTGGACTTGCCGCTACAACCGACACGATTGCAACTGTTTTAGATCCGTTCGCCAGAATCCTCAATGCAGTGGTCGGGCTCGACCGACTCATCGATTAA
- a CDS encoding protochlorophyllide reductase — protein MQQDRTLTAIITGASSGVGLQAARALVQKGNWHVIMACRDLPKTEQAARDVALPPGSYTILPLDLASLNSVRQFVQLFRETGRSLDALVVNAAIYMPRLKAPLFSEDGYELTVATNHLGHFLLCNLMLEDLKHATASPPRLVVLGTVTHNPKELGGKIPPQPDLGNLEGLAAGFKSPHVTIDDKKFEPVKAYKDSKVCNILTMREMHHRYHAETGIIFNSLYPGCVATTALFRNHYPLFQYLFPRFQKYITGGFVSEELSGDRVAAVVADPQYAQSGVYWSWGNRQKSGREAFIQEVSDQAGDDAKAARLWELSARLVGLAEVAPAT, from the coding sequence ATGCAACAGGATCGAACGTTAACGGCAATTATCACGGGTGCCTCATCGGGGGTCGGGTTGCAAGCTGCTCGAGCGCTTGTTCAAAAAGGTAACTGGCACGTCATTATGGCCTGTCGCGACCTCCCTAAAACCGAGCAAGCCGCACGCGATGTTGCCCTCCCGCCCGGCAGCTACACGATCTTGCCCCTCGACCTGGCATCGTTGAACAGCGTGCGTCAGTTCGTGCAGTTATTTCGCGAAACCGGGCGATCGCTCGACGCCCTCGTTGTCAACGCCGCCATTTACATGCCGCGCTTGAAGGCGCCGCTTTTCAGCGAAGACGGTTACGAACTAACCGTTGCGACCAATCACCTCGGTCACTTTTTGTTATGCAACTTGATGCTGGAGGATCTCAAGCACGCCACAGCATCTCCACCGCGACTGGTCGTGCTCGGGACCGTCACTCACAATCCCAAAGAACTGGGCGGCAAGATTCCGCCCCAACCCGACCTCGGCAACCTGGAAGGACTGGCAGCCGGGTTCAAGTCGCCCCACGTCACGATCGACGATAAAAAGTTCGAGCCCGTCAAGGCATACAAAGACAGCAAGGTGTGCAACATCTTGACCATGCGCGAGATGCACCATCGCTATCACGCCGAGACCGGCATTATCTTTAACTCGCTTTATCCCGGCTGCGTGGCTACCACGGCACTGTTCCGCAACCATTACCCGCTTTTCCAGTACCTCTTCCCACGCTTCCAAAAGTACATAACCGGCGGCTTTGTTTCCGAGGAACTGTCCGGCGATCGCGTGGCAGCCGTTGTCGCGGATCCGCAGTACGCTCAATCCGGCGTCTACTGGAGTTGGGGGAATCGCCAGAAGTCCGGTCGCGAAGCCTTCATCCAAGAAGTGTCCGACCAAGCTGGCGACGACGCAAAAGCCGCCCGCTTGTGGGAACTAAGCGCGCGATTGGTCGGGCTGGCTGAAGTAGCACCAGCAACCTAG
- a CDS encoding DUF2306 domain-containing protein, producing MAQLDRARRSKTALLLTLFAGSATFAGYILATYAWAALHLRFDLWNILLSGLYLPDVPAATAVIALHFAAGATVMVLGPLQLWTPLRNRAPALHRIAGRLYLGAALGASVGGGAFIVLYGTVGGPVMSAAFSFYGLLMGICAVQTWRLAVQRRFVAHRRWALRLFVLGIGSLLYRFGYGLWGLVAGGLAGHQNDWQGPFDYAMDFLFYIPTLLICELYIALESGRVRPAAHVENVLPASAGASLWTRVGLPSTTVALVLVLGLGLVLVASQWWWPTIRDIQAQLS from the coding sequence ATGGCACAGCTCGATCGAGCGCGAAGGTCCAAAACTGCCTTGTTGCTAACCTTATTCGCGGGCAGTGCGACCTTTGCCGGTTACATTCTCGCGACGTACGCTTGGGCGGCCTTACATCTACGCTTCGATCTCTGGAACATTCTACTGAGCGGACTTTACCTCCCCGACGTTCCAGCAGCAACAGCAGTTATTGCCTTGCACTTCGCAGCTGGGGCCACGGTCATGGTGTTGGGACCGTTGCAACTTTGGACGCCTCTCCGCAATCGCGCGCCTGCGCTGCATCGTATTGCCGGTCGCCTTTACCTCGGAGCAGCCCTGGGTGCGAGCGTCGGTGGCGGAGCGTTTATCGTGCTATACGGCACCGTAGGCGGACCTGTAATGAGCGCAGCCTTCAGTTTTTACGGACTGTTGATGGGAATCTGTGCGGTGCAGACCTGGCGTTTGGCTGTCCAACGCCGTTTTGTTGCCCACCGACGCTGGGCGCTGCGGCTGTTCGTACTTGGAATTGGATCCTTGCTATACCGATTCGGATACGGACTTTGGGGACTCGTCGCGGGCGGGCTTGCCGGCCACCAAAACGATTGGCAAGGTCCCTTTGACTACGCAATGGATTTTTTGTTTTACATCCCGACTCTGTTGATTTGCGAGCTTTATATTGCACTCGAATCCGGCAGAGTCAGACCCGCAGCGCACGTGGAGAACGTCCTGCCAGCAAGCGCGGGAGCTTCCTTATGGACTCGCGTTGGCTTGCCAAGTACTACCGTGGCGCTCGTCCTCGTCCTCGGTTTGGGATTGGTTCTGGTCGCGTCGCAATGGTGGTGGCCGACGATTCGCGATATTCAAGCGCAGCTATCTTGA
- the lepA gene encoding translation elongation factor 4, translated as MTDVPASRIRNFSIVAHIDHGKSTLADQLLRVTQTVSERDMKAQYLDNMDLERERGITIKLQAARMNYNAKDGNTYVLNLIDTPGHVDFSYEVSRSLVACEGALLVVDASQGVEAQTLANIYLALEQDLEIVPVLNKIDLPGAEPDRVKAEVEEAIGLDCSDAVLASAKMGIGIDEILEKIVAIVPPPADNTDRPLRALIFDSYYDAYRGVIVYFRVVDGKVRKGDRVRLMASKKEYDIDELGVLSPTQVPVDELHAGEVGYFAASIKSVEDARVGDTIALASNIPDEPLPGYAEAKPMVFCGLFPTDSEDFENLREALDKLKLNDAALSFEPETSSAMGFGFRCGFLGLLHMEIVQERLEREYDLDLIITAPSVVYRVTLVGGEVIEVDNPSQLPAPQKREQVEEPYIRVDVIAPETYVGAVMELCQSRRGDFKDMRYFTPTRTTIIYELPLAEVVTDFFDQLKSRTRGYASMEYQFIGYRVNELVRLDVMVNGDPVDSLATIVHRDKAYGVGKILVEKLKELIPRQQFKIPVQAAIGSRIIASQQIPALRKDVLAKCYGGDISRKKKLLQKQAKGKKRMKAIGTVDVPQEAFMAVLRLDQ; from the coding sequence ATGACTGACGTTCCCGCCTCGCGCATCCGCAATTTTTCGATCGTCGCGCACATCGATCATGGGAAATCCACCCTGGCCGACCAACTTTTGCGCGTGACCCAGACGGTAAGCGAGCGGGATATGAAAGCTCAGTACCTCGACAACATGGACCTCGAGCGCGAGCGCGGCATCACGATCAAACTGCAGGCGGCGCGCATGAACTACAACGCCAAGGACGGTAACACTTACGTCCTCAACCTGATCGATACCCCTGGGCACGTAGATTTTTCCTACGAAGTGTCGCGATCGCTGGTCGCCTGCGAAGGGGCGCTACTGGTCGTCGATGCCTCTCAGGGCGTGGAAGCTCAAACCCTAGCCAATATTTACCTTGCGCTCGAACAGGACCTTGAAATCGTCCCGGTTCTCAATAAAATCGACCTGCCCGGTGCCGAACCCGATCGCGTCAAAGCCGAAGTCGAAGAAGCGATCGGCCTCGACTGCAGCGACGCCGTGCTCGCCTCTGCCAAGATGGGCATCGGCATCGACGAAATCCTCGAAAAGATTGTGGCGATCGTCCCGCCACCGGCCGACAATACCGATCGGCCTCTACGCGCTTTGATCTTCGACAGCTATTACGATGCCTACCGCGGGGTCATCGTTTACTTCCGAGTTGTGGACGGCAAAGTCCGCAAAGGCGATCGCGTACGCCTGATGGCCTCCAAGAAAGAGTACGACATCGACGAACTCGGCGTTCTTTCCCCGACGCAAGTTCCCGTTGACGAACTCCACGCTGGTGAAGTGGGCTACTTTGCTGCCTCGATCAAGAGCGTGGAAGATGCCCGCGTGGGCGACACGATCGCCTTAGCCAGTAACATTCCCGACGAGCCGCTCCCCGGTTACGCTGAAGCCAAGCCTATGGTCTTTTGCGGGCTATTTCCCACCGATAGCGAGGACTTTGAAAACCTGCGCGAAGCCCTCGACAAGCTCAAGCTCAACGACGCAGCGCTCTCTTTTGAACCCGAAACCTCCAGCGCCATGGGCTTCGGCTTCCGCTGCGGTTTCTTGGGGTTGCTACACATGGAGATCGTCCAAGAGCGCCTAGAGCGCGAGTACGACCTAGACCTCATCATCACCGCTCCCTCGGTGGTCTATCGCGTTACCCTCGTCGGCGGTGAAGTAATCGAAGTCGACAATCCCAGTCAACTCCCTGCCCCCCAGAAGCGCGAGCAAGTTGAAGAACCCTACATCCGCGTTGATGTAATCGCCCCCGAAACCTACGTTGGGGCAGTGATGGAGCTGTGCCAGTCTCGGCGCGGCGACTTCAAAGACATGCGTTACTTCACTCCCACGCGCACCACGATTATCTACGAGCTGCCCTTGGCCGAAGTTGTGACGGATTTCTTCGATCAACTCAAGTCCCGTACCCGCGGCTACGCGAGCATGGAGTACCAGTTCATCGGCTACCGCGTCAACGAACTCGTCCGCCTCGACGTCATGGTCAATGGCGACCCGGTAGACTCCCTCGCCACCATCGTTCACCGCGACAAAGCCTACGGTGTCGGGAAAATCCTCGTAGAGAAACTCAAAGAACTTATTCCCCGCCAGCAATTCAAGATCCCGGTTCAGGCCGCGATCGGCAGTCGCATCATTGCCAGCCAACAAATCCCCGCACTTCGCAAAGACGTCCTTGCCAAGTGCTACGGCGGCGACATCTCCCGCAAGAAGAAGCTACTTCAGAAACAAGCCAAAGGTAAGAAGCGCATGAAGGCGATCGGGACCGTCGACGTTCCTCAGGAAGCCTTCATGGCCGTCCTGCGCCTCGACCAGTAA
- a CDS encoding DUF3120 domain-containing protein, whose protein sequence is MLKTSHYPSVAVVAEARQERPVICQSQPDMDRRSRWQAFWAAVFLVSVPVFAEAPLVRQVPWLCLLLTLGWLWMATRLRSRPQTALWGDILLGFVWTWVTGAIYWGWLRWEPLAHIPVEALGLPLAVWCILRGWGLLGNWFYLGSLLGTALTDAYLYLTDLTPYWREVMRVDPQTAVLLLREAALQVQTPWGIANAIAIAALLVAIGLWALQKPQPHWRAFAGAVLCTIVVDGLFWTVALLG, encoded by the coding sequence TTGTTAAAAACTTCCCACTACCCCAGCGTCGCGGTTGTTGCTGAGGCTCGGCAAGAGCGGCCCGTTATTTGCCAGTCGCAGCCCGATATGGATCGGCGCAGTCGCTGGCAGGCATTTTGGGCGGCTGTCTTTCTAGTGTCGGTTCCCGTGTTTGCCGAAGCACCTTTGGTGCGTCAGGTGCCATGGTTGTGTTTGCTCCTCACGTTGGGCTGGCTCTGGATGGCAACACGGTTGCGATCGCGTCCCCAAACCGCCCTCTGGGGCGATATCTTGCTGGGGTTTGTCTGGACCTGGGTGACGGGCGCGATTTACTGGGGCTGGCTGCGCTGGGAACCGCTCGCGCACATTCCCGTTGAGGCATTGGGGCTGCCGCTGGCAGTATGGTGTATTCTGCGCGGCTGGGGCTTGCTCGGTAATTGGTTTTATCTGGGCTCTCTATTGGGAACGGCATTAACTGACGCGTACTTGTATCTGACCGATCTGACGCCGTATTGGCGGGAAGTGATGCGCGTCGATCCACAGACAGCCGTGTTGCTTCTGCGCGAAGCTGCTCTTCAAGTACAGACGCCTTGGGGGATTGCCAATGCGATCGCCATTGCCGCATTACTCGTCGCGATCGGGCTGTGGGCGCTGCAAAAACCACAACCGCACTGGCGGGCGTTTGCCGGTGCGGTACTGTGCACGATCGTCGTGGATGGTTTGTTCTGGACAGTTGCCTTATTGGGATAG